From Haemorhous mexicanus isolate bHaeMex1 chromosome 1, bHaeMex1.pri, whole genome shotgun sequence, one genomic window encodes:
- the ADNP2 gene encoding activity-dependent neuroprotector homeobox protein 2 — protein sequence MFQIPVQNLDSVRKARKKVKDILVDLGLDSCRELLKNLKSFDAGENYFCNTSWSDVSPWEPVGKRKRYRTKPYCCGLCKFSSKLLTSFKNHLHRYHEDEMDQEMVVSCPKCAFSSRPKVMGEHIWMFHSFNKRIQNYTVSILDGMKQFRSDIINFTCLKCQFTDTLYYNMKKHVLMNHFENLVSAYFGEKCDESTSNSVELYCKKCNAPANSPDSLMYHVLTAETHRDLENKLRSLISERIKKPGLVKQMHIAPKPVPSVAAAAPSAGSVVVPAGSVTAPACIQVAFPQNNQNQSMVHPQAVQNTVGPVTVPSASGSLPNTTCAPATPSSQVALVPSNPPVAQNSLGVQPSPSQAVLVSHGLRLNHSLGNINRAVAPAVLPLNQPVRPGLFPVNQTIGTINSLVPAGTLPATQPVGPVNQPVAPGVLPVNQPVAPGILSVSQSLGNMNRPIDPRVLPVTQTVGSGLLQLNQPLAPGVVPVRQPVGPGFLQLNQPVAPAVIPVNQPVQPPVSQSTAFLTAGSILRQLIPTGKQVNGIPTFTLAPVSVTLPVPPGGGVATVTPPQVPIQLVQTGSVAQLSQSPANAPSPPVVLTSDLQASPPAPETSQAVRQAKQWKTCPVCNELFPSNVYEVHMEVAHKPLEVKVEAPEPHKLAACASFLRMTEKAIRCYACKCFLCEEELMKHIFMHGLSCLFCTGTFYDLKSLVEHNKTAHNGRKELHASYSNRGFQLGNDAQGGLVFPHFDFNTVLPDEDMGEREVHLAVLVGIYSTVLVPVYIKVKPQTAQVNRRCTRKMFTCPFCLGTFAGRETYEKHLKERHHIMPTVHTILKSPAFKCIHCCGVYTGNMTLTAIAVHLLRCRSAPKDTNSSLKMQLERTERKELLFVNGEKHLSVVLKRKQSDSCFVAEDQRNKEQQPLGLSTGIALSAENEVISGVVPFKRQKIRTEMRKLPSSEDLRFLAVDPNQYDHNSYEAQKQFLSDYFHKRPYPSKKEVELLSLLLYAWKIDVASFFGKMRSTCLKAIKHHRPSVLLGFSMSELKNIKHSLNLKGAPLDM from the exons atgtttcaaattcCTGTTCAAAACCTTGATAGTGTAAGGAAGGCTCGAAAAAAGGTGAAGGACATTCTTGTGGATCTTGGGCTTGACAGCTGCAGGGAATTGTTGAAG aaTCTTAAAAGTTTTGATGCAGGTGAAAACTACTTTTGTAACACTTCATGGAGTGATGTCTCTCCTTGGGAGCCTGTGGGCAAAAGGAAG AGATACAGAACAAAGCCGTACTGCTGTGGCTTATGCAAGTTCTCATCCAAATTGCTTACTTCTTTCAAGAATCACTTGCATCGCTACCATGAGGATGAAATGGACCAAGAGATGGTGGTTTCTTGCccaaaatgtgcattttcttcTCGGCCCAAAGTAATGGGAGAACACATCTGGATGTTTCATTCGTTTAATAAACGAATACAGAACTATACAGTCAGCATTTTGGATGGCATGAAACAGTTTAGGAGTGACATCATAAACTTCACGTGTCTAAAATGTCAATTCACAGACACCTTGTATTACAATATGAAGAAACATGTGCTGATGAACCATTTTGAAAACTTAGTAAGTGCATATTTCGGCGAGAAATGTGATGAAAGTACATCGAATTCAGTTGAGTTGTACTGTAAAAAATGTAATGCTCCTGCAAACAGCCCAGATTCTTTAATGTACCATGTCTTGACAGCTGAAACACACAGAGACCTGGAGAACAAACTTCGATCTCTGATTTCGGAACGCATTAAGAAACCTGGACTTGTGAAACAAATGCATATTGCTCCAAAGCCTGTCCCAAGTgtagcagcagctgccccatctGCAGGGTCTGTTGTTGTCCCAGCAGGTTCTGTGACAGCTCCAGCTTGCATCCAGGTTGCATTTCCACAGAATAATCAAAACCAGAGCATGGTGCACCCACAAGCAGTTCAGAACACAGTTGGACCAGTGACTGTCCCAAGTGCCTCTGGCAGCCTCCCAAATACCACCTGTGCTCCTGCCACTCCATCCTCGCAGGTCGCTCTGGTGCCCAGCAATCCTCCCGTGGCTCAGAACAGCCTTGGTGTTCAGCCGTCACCTTCGCAGGCTGTCCTTGTTTCTCATGGGCTCCGTCTTAATCATTCTCTTGGGAACATAAATAGAGCTGTGGCCCCTGCGGTTCTTCCTCTTAATCAGCCCGTCAGGCCTGGGCTCTTTCCTGTTAATCAAACCATCGGGACTATAAACAGTCTGGTTCCAGCTGGAACGCTCCCTGCTACTCAACCTGTCGGCCCTGTGAATCAACCAGTTGCTCCAGGAGTCCTCCCTGTGAATCAACCAGTGGCTCCAGGAATTCTGTCTGTTAGCCAGTCACTTGGGAACATGAACAGGCCCATCGATCCCAGGGTCCTTCCTGTGACGCAGACAGTTGGATCGGGTCTTCTCCAGCTTAACCAGCCTCTTGCCCCTGGGGTGGTTCCTGTCAGACAGCCTGTTGGACCTGGGTTCCTTCAGCTTAATCAGCCTGTTGCCCCAGCTGTTATCCCAGTAAATCAGCCAGTTCAGCCTCCAGTTTCTCAAAGCACAGCTTTTTTGACTGCAGGGTCTATACTGAGGCAGTTGATTCCCACTGGCAAGCAGGTTAATGGGATACCTACTTTCACGCTGGCCCCCGTCTCTGTTACTTTGCCTGTACCTCCCGGTGGTGGAGTAGCGACTGTGACACCTCCGCAGGTGCCCATCCAGCTCGTGCAGACGGGGTCAGTGGCTCAGCTGTCCCAGTCGCCAGCCAatgctccctctcctcctgtggtTCTGACCTCTGACTTGCAGGCCTCCCCGCCTGCTCCTGAAACAAGCCAGGCTGTCAGACAGGCCAAGCAGTGGAAGACCTGCCCTGTTTGTAATGAGCTTTTCCCCTCAAATGTCTACGAGGTGCACATGGAGGTGGCCCACAAACCACTTGAAGTAAAAGTGGAAGCCCCCGAACCTCACAAACTTGCAGCTTGCGCATCCTTTCTGAGGATGACGGAAAAGGCGATCCGGTGTTACGCTTGTAAATGTTTTCTCTGTGAGGAAGAGCTCATGAAGCATATCTTCATGCATGGCTTATCTTGCTTGTTTTGCACAGGTACTTTCTATGACTTAAAAAGCCTTGTGGAGCACAACAAAACTGCACACAATGGGAGAAAGGAGTTGCATGCGAGTTACAGCAACAGAGGATTTCAGCTAGGTAACGatgctcagggtggccttgtGTTCCCACACTTCGATTTCAACACAGTGCTACCAGATGAAGACATGGGTGAAAGAGAAGTACATTTGGCAGTGCTTGTTGGAATATATTCAACAGTTCTTGTTCCCGTTTACATCAAAGTGAAACCTCAGACAGCACAAGTGAACAGGAGATGCACCAGAAAAATGTTCACCTGTCCCTTTTGCTTAGGTACGTTTGCTGGTAGAGAAACCTATGAAAAGCATTTGAAAGAGAGGCATCATATAATGCCGACTGTGCATACGATTTTAAAGTCTCCTGCTTTCAAGTGCATCCACTGTTGTGGTGTGTACACTGGAAATATGACTCTGACAGCTATTGCTGTGCATTTGCTCCGTTGTAGAAGTGCTCCCAAAGACACCAACTCGAGCCTGAAGATGCAGCTTGAGCGCACTGAGAGGAAAGAGCTGCTGTTTGTGAATGGTGAGAAGCATCTTTCTGTGGtactgaaaagaaagcaatcAGATTCCTGCTTTGTTGCAGAAGACCAAAGGAATAAGGaacagcagcctctgggctTAAGTACTGGCATAGCTCTGTCTGCAGAAAATGAAGTAATTTCAGGGGTAGTGCCTTTTAAACGACAGAAGATTAGGACTGAGATGAGGAAACTTCCTTCTAGTGAGGATCTCCGCTTTCTAGCAGTAGATCCTAATCAGTATGATCACAATTCATATGAGGCACAGAAACAGTTTTTGTCAGACTACTTTCACAAGAGGCCATATCCTTCTAAAAAAGAGGTGGAATTACTTTCCTTGCTGCTATA